A genome region from Schistocerca nitens isolate TAMUIC-IGC-003100 chromosome 4, iqSchNite1.1, whole genome shotgun sequence includes the following:
- the LOC126251404 gene encoding mucin-19-like isoform X1, which translates to MNLRASVLTTVWVLVAVTAVDASPVGDCPPVDALDHTDHLPDSTNCSLFYKCDHAAPVLFICPDGLHFNPVLEVCDWPDRAGCSGASPSTVAPSSSSAAPTSAATTAAPTAAPSSSTAAPTSAATTAAPTAAPSSTANPTSAPSEDCPAVGTCPQYEDENSIAKHLPHATNCSQFCKCDHGKPVTFDCPAGLHFNPTLEVCDWPDQAGCSGGSASTAAPSSSTAAPTSAATTAAPTAAPSSSTAAPTSAATTAAPTAAPSSTANPTSAPSGGCPAVGTCPQYQDENSIAKHLPHATNCSQFCKCDHGKPVTFDCPAGLHFNPTLEVCDWPDQAGCSGGSASTAAPSSSTAAPTSAATTAAPTAAPSSSTAAPTSAATTAAPTAAPSSSTAAPTSAATTAAPTAAPSSTANPTSAPSGDCPAVGTCPQYEDENSIAKHLPHATNCSQFCKCDHGKPVTFDCPAGLHFNPTLEVCDWPDQAGCSGGSASTAAPSSSTAAPTSAATTAAPTAAPSSSTAAPTSAATTAAPTAAPSSSTAAPTSAATTAAPTAAPSSTANPTSAPSGDCPAVGTCPQYEDENSIAKHLPHATNCSQFCKCDHGKPVTFDCPAGLHFNPTLEVCDWPDQAGCSGGSASTAAPSSSTAAPTSAATTAAPTAAPSSSTAAPTSAATTAAPTAAPSSSTAAPTSAATTAAPTAAPSSTANPTSAPSGDCPAVGTCPQYEDENSIAKHLPHATNCSQFCKCDHGKPVTFDCPAGLHFNPTLEVCDWPDQAGCSGGSASTAAPSSSTAAPTSAATTAAPTAAPSSSTSPPTSAATTAAPTAAPSSSTAAPTSAATTAAPTAAPSSTANPTSAPSGGCPAVGSCPQYQDENSIAKHLPHATNCSQFCKCDHGKPVTFDCPAGLHFNPTLEVCDWPDQAGCSGGSPSTAAPSSSSAAPTSAATTAAPTAAPSSSTAAPTSAATTEAPTAAPSSSTAAPTSAATTAAPTAAPSSTANPIGDCPAVGSCPQYEDENSIAKHLPHSSDCTKFCKCDHGTPVTFDCPAGLHFNPTLEVCDWPYRAGCANSSA; encoded by the exons ATGAATCTAAGAG CAAGTGTGTTAACGACCGTGTGGGTCCTAGTTGCTGTAACTGCAGTCGACGCATCACCTGTAGGTGACTGTCCGCCAGTAGATGCGCTGGATCACACAGACCATCTACCAGACAGCACAAACTGTTCACTTTTCTACAAATGTGATCACGCAGCACCTGTATTGTTTATATGTCCTGATGGACTCCACTTCAACCCTGTGCTGGAAGTATGTGACTGGCCAGACCGTGCAGGCTGTTCAGGTGCATCACCATCAACTGTAGCACCAAGCTCATCCTCAGCTGCTCCTACAAGTGCTGCCACAACAGCAGCTCCAACGGCAGCACCAAGCTCATCCACAGCTGCTCCTACAAGTGCTGCCACCACAGCAGCTCCAACGGCAGCACCCAGCTCAACAGCCAATCCGACATCTGCTCCATCAGAAGACTGCCCAGCAGTCGGCACCTGCCCACAATATGAAGATGAGAACTCTATTGCTAAGCACCTCCCCCACGCAACAAACTGCAGCCAATTCTGTAAATGTGACCATGGAAAACCTGTCACATTCGACTGTCCTGCTGGACTCCACTTCAACCCTACACTGGAAGTATGTGACTGGCCAGACCAAGCAGGCTGTTCAGGTGGATCAGCATCAACTGCAGCTCCCAGCTCTTCCACAGCTGCTCCTACAAGTGCTGCCACTACAGCAGCTCCAACGGCAGCACCAAGCTCATCCACAGCTGCTCCTACAAGTGCTGCCACCACAGCAGCTCCAACGGCAGCACCAAGCTCAACAGCCAATCCGACATCTGCTCCATCAGGAGGTTGCCCAGCAGTCGGCACCTGCCCACAATATCAAGATGAGAACTCTATTGCTAAACACCTCCCCCATGCCACAAACTGCAGCCAGTTCTGTAAATGTGACCATGGAAAACCTGTCACATTCGACTGTCCTGCTGGACTCCACTTCAACCCTACACTAGAGGTATGTGACTGGCCAGACCAAGCAGGCTGTTCTGGTGGATCAGCGTCAACTGCAGCTCCCAGTTCATCCACAGCTGCTCCCACAAGTGCAGCCACTACAGCAGCTCCAACTGCAGCACCAAGCTCATCAACAGCTGCTCCTACAAGTGCTGCCACTACTGCAGCTCCAACGGCAGCACCAAGCTCATCCACAGCTGCTCCTACAAGTGCTGCCACTACAGCAGCTCCAACGGCAGCACCAAGCTCAACAGCCAATCCGACATCTGCTCCATCAGGAGACTGCCCAGCAGTCGGCACCTGCCCACAATATGAAGATGAGAACTCTATTGCTAAGCACCTCCCCCATGCCACAAACTGCAGCCAGTTCTGTAAATGTGACCATGGAAAACCTGTCACATTCGACTGTCCTGCTGGACTCCACTTCAACCCTACGCTAGAGGTATGTGACTGGCCAGACCAAGCAGGCTGTTCTGGTGGATCAGCGTCAACTGCAGCTCCCAGTTCATCCACAGCTGCTCCCACAAGTGCAGCCACTACAGCAGCTCCAACTGCAGCACCAAGCTCATCAACAGCTGCTCCTACAAGTGCTGCCACTACTGCAGCTCCAACTGCAGCACCAAGCTCATCGACAGCTGCTCCTACAAGTGCTGCCACCACAGCAGCTCCAACGGCAGCACCAAGCTCAACAGCCAATCCAACATCTGCTCCATCAGGAGACTGCCCAGCAGTCGGCACCTGCCCACAATATGAAGATGAGAACTCTATTGCTAAGCACCTCCCCCATGCCACAAACTGCAGCCAATTCTGTAAATGTGATCATGGAAAACCTGTCACATTCGACTGTCCTGCTGGACTCCACTTCAACCCTACACTAGAGGTATGTGATTGGCCAGACCAGGCGGGCTGTTCAGGTGGATCAGCGTCAACTGCAGCTCCCAGTTCATCCACAGCTGCTCCCACAAGTGCAGCCACTACAGCAGCTCCAACAGCAGCACCAAGCTCATCAACAGCTGCTCCTACAAGTGCTGCCACTACTGCAGCTCCAACGGCAGCACCAAGCTCATCCACAGCTGCTCCTACAAGTGCTGCCACTACAGCAGCTCCAACGGCAGCACCAAGCTCAACAGCCAATCCAACATCTGCTCCATCAGGAGACTGCCCAGCAGTCGGCACCTGCCCACAATATGAAGATGAGAACTCTATTGCTAAGCACCTCCCCCATGCCACAAACTGCAGCCAATTCTGTAAATGTGATCATGGAAAACCTGTCACATTCGACTGTCCTGCTGGACTCCACTTCAACCCTACACTAGAGGTATGTGACTGGCCAGACCAGGCGGGCTGTTCAGGTGGATCAGCGTCAACTGCAGCTCCCAGTTCATCCACAGCTGCTCCCACAAGTGCAGCCACTACAGCAGCTCCTACAGCAGCACCAAGCTCATCAACATCTCCTCCTACAAGTGCTGCCACTACAGCAGCTCCAACGGCAGCACCAAGCTCATCCACAGCTGCTCCTACAAGTGCTGCCACTACAGCAGCTCCAACGGCAGCACCGAGCTCAACAGCCAATCCAACATCTGCTCCATCAGGAGGTTGCCCAGCCGTCGGCAGCTGCCCACAATATCAAGATGAGAACTCTATTGCTAAGCACCTTCCCCATGCCACAAACTGCAGCCAGTTCTGTAAATGTGACCATGGAAAACCTGTCACATTCGACTGTCCTGCTGGACTCCACTTCAACCCTACATTAGAAGTATGTGACTGGCCAGACCAAGCGGGCTGTTCAGGTGGATCGCCATCAACTGCAGCTCCTAGCTCATCCTCAGCTGCTCCCACAAGTGCAGCTACTACAGCAGCTCCAACTGCAGCACCAAGCTCATCAACAGCTGCTCCTACAAGTGCTGCCACTACAGAAGCTCCAACTGCAGCACCAAGCTCATCGACAGCTGCTCCTACAAGTGCTGCCACTACAGCAGCTCCAACGGCAGCACCAAGCTCAACAGCCAATCCAATAGGAGACTGCCCAGCAGTCGGCAGCTGCCCACAATATGAAGATGAGAACTCTATCGCTAAGCACCTTCCCCATTCATCTGACTGCACCAAGTTCTGCAAATGTGACCATGGTACACCTGTTACATTTGACTGCCCTGCTGGGCTCCATTTCAACCCTACACTGGAAGTATGTGACTGGCCATACCGTGCTGGCTGTGCAAATAGTTCAGCTTGA